One stretch of Thalassovita sp. DNA includes these proteins:
- a CDS encoding 3-oxoacid CoA-transferase subunit B, with product MTMEQLAEIKLSNAQIAWRAAQDIEDGAYVNLGIGFPEMVAKFQPEGREAIFHTENGVLGFGEAPAAGEEDWDLINAGKKAITLKPGSAFFHHADSFAMVRGGHLDVAILGAYQVAENGDLANWSTGRGGVPAVGGAMDLVHGAKRVAVLTDHVTKKGDPKLVASCTMPLTGVGCVTRIYTSLAVVDVEAGRFVLREKLPAISMEDLQALTGAELTTNGPVGDLIAPEL from the coding sequence CTGAGCAACGCCCAGATCGCCTGGCGCGCGGCGCAGGATATCGAGGACGGCGCCTATGTCAATCTTGGCATTGGCTTTCCTGAGATGGTGGCGAAGTTCCAGCCTGAGGGGCGCGAAGCGATCTTTCACACCGAAAACGGTGTGCTGGGCTTTGGTGAGGCCCCGGCGGCGGGTGAGGAAGACTGGGATCTGATCAACGCGGGCAAAAAGGCAATCACGCTGAAGCCCGGGTCAGCCTTCTTTCACCATGCCGATAGCTTTGCCATGGTGCGTGGTGGCCATCTGGATGTGGCCATTCTGGGCGCCTATCAGGTGGCGGAAAACGGCGATCTGGCCAATTGGTCCACCGGGCGCGGCGGCGTGCCCGCGGTGGGCGGTGCGATGGATCTGGTGCATGGGGCGAAACGGGTCGCCGTGCTGACCGATCATGTGACCAAAAAAGGTGACCCTAAACTGGTGGCCAGCTGCACCATGCCGCTGACGGGCGTCGGCTGTGTGACACGGATCTATACCTCGCTGGCGGTGGTGGACGTCGAAGCCGGGCGATTTGTCCTGCGCGAAAAACTGCCCGCCATCAGCATGGAAGACTTACAGGCCCTCACAGGGGCGGAACTGACGACAAACGGTCCGGTGGGCGATCTGATCGCGCCGGAGCTGTAA
- the pcaF gene encoding 3-oxoadipyl-CoA thiolase, whose translation MQEAYICDYVRTPIGRFGGALASVRADDLGAVPIKALMDRHDIDWSAVDEVIYGCANQAGEDNRNVARMAALLAGLPETVPGTTMNRLCGSGMDAVIAAARAIKCGEADLIIAGGVESMTRAPFVMPKASTAFSRANEVFDTTIGWRFVNPLMKKQYGIDSMPETAENVAEDFNVSREDQDAFAVRSQQKAGAAMENGRLAKEITPVVIPQRKGDDVVVDMDEHPRPATTVENLAKLRAPFREGGSVTAGNASGVNDGAAALIIASSDAVEKHGLKPIAKVLGGASVGLAPRIMGFGPAPASKKLMDRLGLTQEDFDVIELNEAFASQGLATLRDLGIADDDPRVNPNGGAIALGHPLGMSGARITGSAALEMQLTGGKRALATMCIGVGQGIAIALEAV comes from the coding sequence ATGCAGGAAGCCTATATTTGCGATTACGTGCGCACTCCGATTGGCCGTTTTGGCGGGGCTTTGGCCTCGGTCCGGGCTGATGATCTGGGCGCTGTGCCGATCAAGGCGCTGATGGACCGTCATGACATTGACTGGTCCGCCGTGGATGAGGTGATCTACGGCTGTGCCAACCAGGCGGGCGAAGACAACCGCAACGTGGCGCGGATGGCGGCCCTGCTGGCGGGTCTGCCGGAAACTGTGCCGGGCACCACGATGAACCGCCTTTGCGGGTCGGGCATGGATGCGGTGATTGCGGCTGCCCGTGCGATCAAATGCGGCGAGGCCGATCTGATCATCGCCGGCGGCGTTGAAAGCATGACGCGCGCCCCGTTTGTGATGCCGAAAGCCTCCACCGCGTTCAGCCGCGCCAATGAGGTTTTTGACACCACCATCGGCTGGCGGTTTGTAAACCCGCTGATGAAGAAACAATACGGCATCGATTCTATGCCGGAGACGGCGGAAAACGTGGCTGAGGATTTCAACGTCTCACGCGAAGATCAGGATGCCTTTGCTGTACGTTCGCAGCAAAAGGCAGGCGCTGCGATGGAAAACGGCCGGTTGGCCAAGGAAATCACCCCCGTTGTGATCCCGCAGCGCAAAGGTGACGATGTGGTGGTGGATATGGATGAACATCCGCGTCCCGCGACCACGGTTGAAAACCTCGCCAAACTGCGCGCGCCTTTCCGTGAAGGTGGCTCGGTCACGGCGGGCAATGCCTCGGGCGTAAACGACGGGGCGGCGGCGCTGATCATTGCCTCGTCAGATGCGGTTGAGAAACACGGTCTGAAGCCGATTGCCAAGGTGCTTGGTGGTGCCTCGGTTGGTCTGGCCCCGCGCATCATGGGCTTTGGCCCGGCGCCGGCCTCGAAGAAGCTGATGGACCGTTTGGGCCTGACGCAGGAAGATTTCGACGTGATCGAGCTGAACGAAGCCTTTGCCAGCCAGGGTCTGGCGACGCTGCGCGATCTGGGCATTGCCGATGATGATCCGCGCGTGAACCCCAATGGCGGCGCCATCGCGCTGGGCCACCCCTTAGGCATGTCGGGCGCCCGGATCACCGGATCGGCCGCGTTGGAGATGCAGCTGACAGGCGGCAAGCGGGCGCTGGCGACCATGTGTATTGGCGTGGGACAGGGCATCGCGATCGCCTTGGAAGCCGTGTGA
- a CDS encoding FAD-binding oxidoreductase — protein MHVTDFIVIGGGIAGISAAAHLARQGTVVVLEAEAQHGYHSTGRSAAIFVRNYGNETLRTLNAASAPVLETPEGISDSSLLSPRGEVMVATEEELPVFEDYMAGSSGLERLSAQQVLELIPMMRPDRIAGAMIEWEAQDIDVDRMLSGYLRQLRHAGGTLVTKARVKEMRRAEGVWTVEAGGQRYQAPVVVNAAGGWAGAVGDMAGGVAVPLTPYRRSAAIVPGPVGADVMAWPMVCSANETWYAKPEVGKLMVSPADEDPVEPHDVWAEDMVLAEGIHRFEQMVTLEVTRVEHSWAGMRSFVPDRSPVVGFDPQAEGLFWLAGQGGYGVQTAPALAALTEALVTGSDPGLAAPILSALTPHRFIKD, from the coding sequence ATGCACGTTACGGATTTTATTGTGATCGGCGGCGGCATTGCTGGGATTTCAGCAGCGGCCCATTTGGCGCGCCAAGGCACGGTTGTGGTGCTGGAGGCTGAGGCGCAGCATGGCTACCACTCCACCGGGCGCTCTGCCGCGATTTTTGTGCGCAACTACGGCAATGAGACCCTGCGCACGCTGAACGCGGCCTCGGCCCCGGTGCTGGAAACGCCCGAAGGGATTTCTGACAGCAGCCTGTTGTCGCCGCGCGGTGAGGTGATGGTCGCGACCGAGGAAGAGCTGCCGGTGTTTGAGGACTATATGGCGGGCTCTAGCGGATTGGAGCGGTTGAGCGCGCAGCAGGTGTTGGAGCTGATCCCCATGATGCGGCCCGACCGGATCGCGGGGGCAATGATTGAATGGGAAGCGCAGGATATTGATGTCGACCGGATGCTGTCGGGCTATCTGCGGCAGCTGCGCCATGCTGGGGGAACCCTAGTGACCAAGGCGCGGGTTAAGGAAATGCGCCGCGCGGAGGGTGTCTGGACAGTAGAGGCCGGGGGACAGCGCTATCAGGCCCCGGTGGTGGTAAATGCAGCGGGCGGCTGGGCTGGCGCGGTTGGGGATATGGCCGGCGGGGTTGCGGTGCCTTTGACGCCTTACCGACGCTCCGCCGCGATTGTACCGGGACCGGTGGGGGCGGATGTCATGGCTTGGCCGATGGTCTGTTCCGCCAATGAGACCTGGTATGCCAAGCCCGAGGTGGGCAAGCTGATGGTCTCCCCGGCCGATGAAGATCCGGTAGAGCCGCATGATGTCTGGGCTGAGGATATGGTGCTGGCCGAAGGGATCCACCGATTTGAGCAGATGGTCACGCTGGAGGTCACGCGGGTTGAGCACAGCTGGGCGGGCATGCGCAGCTTTGTGCCGGATCGCAGCCCGGTTGTGGGCTTTGATCCCCAGGCGGAGGGGCTGTTCTGGCTGGCCGGGCAGGGCGGATATGGCGTGCAGACCGCCCCGGCCTTAGCGGCGCTGACAGAGGCGCTTGTCACCGGGTCCGATCCCGGGTTAGCTGCGCCCATCCTGTCGGCGCTGACGCCGCATAGATTTATCAAAGACTAA
- a CDS encoding RidA family protein, with translation MADIIRKHTGARMSQMVIHGDTIYLAGQVGTAGASVAQQTQDCLDKVDALLAEAGSDKTKILSTTIWMADMSDFAEMNAVWDAWVPEGHAPARATGESKLATPDYLVEVIVVAAK, from the coding sequence ATGGCTGATATCATTCGCAAACACACCGGCGCCCGCATGAGCCAGATGGTGATCCACGGCGATACCATTTACCTGGCCGGTCAGGTTGGCACCGCAGGGGCCTCGGTCGCGCAACAGACCCAGGATTGCTTGGATAAGGTGGATGCGCTGCTGGCCGAAGCAGGCTCGGACAAGACCAAGATTCTGTCGACCACCATCTGGATGGCCGATATGTCCGATTTTGCTGAGATGAACGCAGTTTGGGACGCCTGGGTGCCGGAAGGCCACGCCCCGGCGCGCGCCACTGGCGAATCCAAGCTGGCCACACCGGACTATCTGGTCGAAGTGATCGTGGTCGCGGCCAAGTAA
- a CDS encoding peroxidase-related enzyme: protein MAWIKTVAYEEADSKLKRLYDRVKGPDDNVDNIMMMHSLRPHSMEGHMAIYKYVLHHSGNTIPKWFLEVLGVWVSRLNDCDYCVEHHFAGLQRLLADEPRGLAIRAAIEARDPAQAPLDARQIAAMHYARALTRDPGGLQEDSVIALREAGWSDGEILEINQVSAYFSYANRTVLGLGCSTKGDVLGLSPNNSADPDDWNHS, encoded by the coding sequence ATGGCTTGGATCAAGACCGTTGCCTATGAAGAGGCCGACAGCAAGCTGAAGCGACTTTATGATCGGGTCAAAGGGCCGGATGATAACGTTGATAATATCATGATGATGCACTCGCTGCGCCCCCATTCGATGGAGGGGCATATGGCGATCTACAAATACGTGCTGCATCATTCGGGCAATACGATTCCCAAATGGTTTCTGGAGGTTCTGGGGGTCTGGGTTAGCCGGCTGAACGATTGCGACTACTGTGTTGAACATCACTTTGCCGGTTTGCAGCGCCTGCTGGCGGATGAGCCGCGTGGGCTGGCCATTCGGGCGGCGATTGAGGCGCGCGATCCCGCACAGGCCCCGCTGGATGCACGCCAAATCGCGGCAATGCACTATGCGCGGGCGCTGACGCGTGATCCCGGTGGTCTGCAAGAAGACAGTGTCATCGCCCTGCGTGAAGCAGGTTGGTCCGATGGGGAGATACTGGAGATCAATCAGGTCAGCGCCTATTTTAGCTACGCCAACCGCACGGTTCTGGGGCTGGGCTGTTCGACCAAAGGGGATGTGCTGGGCCTGTCGCCGAACAATTCCGCTGATCCGGACGATTGGAATCACAGCTAA
- a CDS encoding bifunctional aconitate hydratase 2/2-methylisocitrate dehydratase, producing MSLYTDYLNEIATRKEQGLNPKPIDDGALVSELIAQIKDLGNEHRADSLNFFIYNTLPGTTSAAGVKAAFLKEIILGEASVEEITPTSAFELLSHMKGGPSVEVLLDLALGEDAAIAADAAEVLKTQVFLYEADTDRLDAAFKAGNAVAKDLLESYAKAEFFTKLPEVEEEIKVVTYIAGIGDISTDLLSPGAEAHSRADRELHGKCMCSPEDQVAIQELQKQHPDARVMLIAEKGTMGVGSSRMSGVNNVALWTGKKASPYVPFINIAPVVAGTNGISPIFLTTVGVTGGIGIDLDNWVKKTDADGNVVVDEDGEAVLEEAYSVATGTVLTINTKTKTLQDADGNVLKDVSAAFTPQKVEFMKAGGSYAVVFGKKLQTFAAAALGQDLKSAYAPSKEVSVEGQGLTAVEKIFNRNALGTTPGATLHAGSDVRVKVNVVGSQDTTGPMTAQELEAMAATVISPSVDVGYQSGCHTASVWDKKAQANIPKLMKFMNDFGLITARDPKGEYHAMTDVIHKVLNDITVDDWDIIVGGDSHTRMSKGVAFGADSGTVALALATGEAAMPIPESVKVTFKGQMADHMDFRDVVHATQAQMLDQHGDNVFQGRVIEVHIGTLLADQAFTFTDWTAEMKAKASVCISNDETLIGSLELAKSRIQIMIDKGMDNKAALLQGLIDKADARIADIKSGANSALKPDADAKYFAEVVVDLDQIVEPMIADPDVNNDDVSKRYTHDTIRPISYYNAEKKVDLGFVGSCMVHKGDMKIVAQMLKNLEKANGKVEFKAPLVVAAPTYNIIDEMKEEGDWEILERYSGFTFDDMFPKEKARTEYENILYLERPGCNLCMGNQEKAAKGDTVLATSTRLFQGRVVGDLPEKKGESLLASTPLVVLSAILGRTPTLEEYKAAVEGIDLTKFAPPLQVPAGAKSMHF from the coding sequence ATGAGCTTGTACACCGACTACCTGAATGAGATTGCCACTCGTAAAGAGCAAGGTTTGAACCCCAAACCCATCGATGATGGCGCCCTTGTAAGTGAGCTCATCGCGCAGATCAAAGATCTGGGCAACGAACACCGCGCCGACTCGCTGAACTTTTTCATCTACAACACCCTGCCGGGCACCACGAGTGCTGCGGGTGTTAAGGCCGCTTTCCTGAAAGAGATCATTCTGGGTGAGGCCTCGGTCGAAGAGATCACCCCGACCTCTGCGTTTGAACTGCTGTCGCACATGAAAGGTGGCCCCTCGGTTGAGGTTCTGCTGGATCTGGCGCTGGGCGAAGATGCCGCGATTGCTGCCGATGCTGCCGAAGTTCTGAAAACGCAGGTGTTCCTCTATGAGGCAGACACCGATCGTCTGGACGCCGCCTTCAAGGCTGGCAATGCCGTCGCCAAAGATCTGCTGGAAAGCTACGCCAAGGCCGAGTTCTTCACCAAGCTGCCAGAGGTCGAAGAAGAGATCAAAGTTGTCACTTATATCGCCGGTATCGGTGACATCTCGACTGACCTTCTGTCGCCCGGTGCTGAGGCACACAGCCGCGCCGACCGTGAACTGCACGGCAAATGCATGTGCTCGCCCGAAGACCAGGTGGCCATTCAGGAGCTGCAGAAACAGCACCCCGATGCCCGCGTGATGCTGATCGCGGAAAAAGGCACCATGGGTGTGGGTTCGTCCCGTATGTCGGGTGTGAACAACGTGGCGCTGTGGACCGGTAAGAAAGCATCGCCCTATGTGCCCTTCATCAACATTGCCCCTGTTGTGGCCGGCACCAACGGCATTTCGCCGATCTTCCTGACCACCGTTGGCGTGACCGGCGGTATCGGCATCGATCTGGACAACTGGGTCAAGAAAACCGACGCCGACGGCAACGTGGTTGTGGACGAAGACGGCGAAGCCGTGCTGGAAGAGGCCTATTCGGTCGCCACCGGCACCGTGCTGACCATCAACACCAAAACCAAAACCCTGCAGGATGCAGACGGCAACGTGTTGAAAGACGTTTCGGCCGCGTTCACCCCGCAGAAGGTTGAGTTCATGAAGGCCGGCGGGTCCTACGCAGTGGTCTTTGGTAAGAAACTGCAGACATTTGCCGCCGCTGCACTGGGTCAGGACCTGAAATCCGCCTATGCGCCGTCGAAAGAGGTTTCGGTTGAAGGTCAGGGCCTGACCGCGGTTGAGAAGATCTTCAACCGCAACGCGCTGGGCACTACCCCGGGCGCCACGCTGCACGCCGGTTCGGACGTGCGTGTAAAGGTGAACGTTGTTGGCTCGCAGGACACCACCGGTCCGATGACCGCGCAGGAACTGGAAGCGATGGCGGCCACCGTGATTTCCCCGTCGGTTGACGTGGGCTATCAGTCGGGCTGTCACACCGCATCCGTGTGGGACAAGAAGGCACAGGCCAACATCCCGAAACTGATGAAGTTTATGAACGACTTCGGCCTGATCACCGCGCGTGACCCGAAAGGTGAATACCACGCGATGACCGACGTGATTCACAAGGTGCTGAACGACATCACCGTGGATGACTGGGACATCATCGTGGGCGGCGACAGCCACACCCGTATGTCCAAAGGCGTGGCCTTTGGTGCAGACTCGGGCACCGTGGCGCTGGCACTGGCAACCGGTGAAGCCGCGATGCCGATCCCTGAGTCGGTTAAGGTGACCTTCAAAGGCCAGATGGCTGATCACATGGACTTCCGTGACGTGGTACACGCCACCCAGGCCCAGATGCTGGATCAGCATGGTGACAACGTCTTCCAGGGCCGCGTGATCGAAGTGCACATCGGCACGCTGCTGGCCGACCAGGCCTTCACCTTCACCGACTGGACCGCCGAGATGAAGGCGAAAGCCTCCGTCTGTATCTCCAACGATGAGACGCTGATCGGCTCGCTGGAGCTGGCCAAAAGCCGTATCCAGATCATGATCGACAAAGGCATGGACAACAAAGCTGCGCTTCTGCAGGGCTTGATTGACAAAGCCGACGCGCGGATCGCTGACATCAAATCCGGTGCCAACTCTGCGCTGAAGCCGGATGCGGATGCCAAGTACTTCGCCGAAGTGGTTGTGGATCTGGACCAAATTGTTGAGCCGATGATCGCCGACCCGGACGTGAACAACGACGACGTGTCCAAACGTTACACCCACGACACCATCCGCCCAATCAGCTACTACAACGCTGAAAAGAAAGTGGATCTGGGCTTTGTAGGCTCCTGTATGGTGCACAAGGGTGACATGAAAATTGTTGCTCAGATGCTGAAGAACCTCGAAAAAGCCAACGGCAAGGTCGAGTTCAAGGCACCCCTGGTTGTGGCCGCGCCGACCTACAACATCATCGATGAGATGAAGGAAGAGGGCGACTGGGAGATCCTGGAGCGTTACTCCGGCTTTACCTTTGACGACATGTTCCCGAAGGAAAAAGCCCGCACCGAGTATGAGAATATCCTCTACCTCGAGCGTCCCGGTTGTAACCTCTGCATGGGGAACCAGGAAAAAGCCGCCAAAGGGGATACCGTTCTGGCCACCTCGACCCGCCTGTTCCAGGGCCGTGTTGTAGGCGACCTGCCAGAGAAAAAAGGTGAGTCGCTGCTGGCCTCCACGCCGCTGGTTGTGCTCTCTGCCATTCTGGGCCGCACCCCGACCCTGGAAGAGTACAAAGCTGCGGTGGAAGGCATCGACCTGACCAAGTTCGCACCGCCTCTGCAGGTTCCTGCCGGTGCCAAGTCGATGCACTTCTAA